TCTTACCCAGTGATGCAAACTGAAACCCATATTCCCTAAAGAGCGTTCTCTCCCTATCACTAAACCCACGCTCTCCTCCAATGGCCAAGACAACAGGTTGGTTTTCCTTCACTTGCAATACGGAGAGAGGCATTCCCTCCCAGACATTGTCAAGGACAATCCTCTGGGTATCTGGAGGAAGCTTGCTCATTGCATCAGAAAGGGAGGAAGCAAACTGCAGTGAGCTTACCCCGCTCTGGCCACTCTGCATCGCGCCATCAATGAGGATGCTTTCATACTCCCCACTGGTGTAGAGATTAGCCTGAGCATAGGACTTCTCGGCAGTGTCGGTGGTACAAAGGATGAGAGAGCCAACCCCCAGGCTGACCGCTTCCCTGAGGATTCTCCTCATGCTGATCGGCCTGACCTGGGCAACAATGAGTGTAACCGGATAGAGAGAGGCTGCCTGCTCATCCTCTACTTCGTAAGTGAAGGAGATGGAATGCTCGTCCATATCTATGATGGTAGCCAACCCCTTGCTCTGGTTGATAACACCTGCTTGGAAGGTATCGCCTGGGCCCAAGTGGAGAATTTTCTTGATATGACGGGCCCTATGGTCTTTCATGGACAGTTCATTGGTCAGAGATAAGGTAGAAAAGAGGATGATGTTCATACAAGGCACTATAGCATAAGGGCTGGGAAAAACGGTAGACTGATGCCATGAAGAATGCAATCTACTTGGCGAATTCGCACGACTGTGCAGCTAACCTGGCCGGTGAGGCATACCTGATGAGTCTGCCTTATGAACATGTGTTGTATCTTTGGGTGAACGATCCCTGTATTGTGATCGGACGATACCAGAACCCGTTCAGTGAGTGCAACCTGCAGCGTATGGATGAGGAAGGAGTCCAACTTGTGAGAAGGCAAAGTGGGGGTGGGGCGGTCTACCATGACCAAGGCAATCTCTGTTTTACCTTGATCGGGAACAAGGAACAGACCTCCAAGGAAGAAAACTTCGCTTTGATTCTTAAGGCCCTAGCCTCCCTTTCTCTTGATTGCGAGCTCTCTGGCCGGAATGATATTCTTCTGAACGGGAAAAAAATCTCTGGAAATGCTTTCCAGACAACCGCTACCAAATTCTGTCACCACGGGACACTGCTGATCAGCAGCGACTTGTCGGTGATGGGTAATTATCTTACCCCAAGCTCAACAAAACTGGCTTCCAAGGCGGTAAAATCCGTAGCATCCCGAGTTGGAAATCTTAAGGAAGGTAACCAAGAAATCACCAATGGGATGGTACAGGATGCGTTGATCGAGGCTTTCAAGGCAACCTACGGTGAGGCTGAGGTCCAGGAGATTGATTTTACCACCTTCCCTGCCGCGCAGGAAAACTATCACCGGTTCGGGGACCGATCACAGATTCTCCAGCAGACACCACAATTCAGCCACTCTTTCACCCACCGTTTCCCTTGGGGTGAGGCTGATTTCAGGATCCTTGTAGAGAAAGGTGTATTCAGTGACATTCTCATGTTCACCGACAGCCTTGATACCTCCATTGTAGATCGCATCAAAACACTCCTGGTTGGAGTTCCGTATGAGAAGAAAGCGGTAGAGGCGGTATTGAAAGAGTGTGAGCAGGACGATTGCTCCGACCTGCTCACTTTCTTGCTAGATTCCTTCTCTTCCTGATAGTTCTATCAAGGATCTGAGTCGGTCGACCCTCCAACCCTCTGGGTGGAGGGTTTCTGCTCTCCAGCTCCAATTACTCACCCCACAGGTGGAAGGGATGTTCATTCTTCCCTCCGCTCCAAGTTCCAGCCAATCCTGCATGGGAAGAATGGCGTCCTTGGCATGAGAGAGCAACATCTGCCTGATCAACTGCCATACTATCTGGTCATCAGGACATTCAAGATAGCGCCTTACAGCATCCTTGGTCTGTTCATCCAAGGCATCATACCACCCTCTGGAGGTATTATTGTCATGGGTACCAGTATAGATGACACTGTTGTGCTCACAATTATGCGGCAGGTAGGCATTGCTTGCATCAAGATTTCCATTCTCAACTGAGAAGGCAAACTGAAGTATCTTCATACCCGGGAATCCATTGGAGAGCCTGAGCTCATCCACATCCTCGGTAATTACGCCAAGGTCCTCGGCTATGATGGGAAGCTCTTCCCCAAGATGTGCTTTGAGTGCAGAGAAGAACTCCTTTCCCGGCGACGGCTTCCAGGTACCATTCATTGCAGTTTTCTCACCTTGGGGTACTTCCCAATAGGCAGCAAATCCTCGGAAGTGGTCAATTCTGATAATGTCACAAATCTCCAGGGTCTTCTCTATTCGTTTAATCCACCAGGAGAACTGTTGCTTCTGATGGGCTTTCCAATCATAGACAGGATTTCCCCACAGCTGCCCTTCATCAGAGAAGGCATCCGGCGGAACTCCGCTGGAGGCAGTCTGCCTACCCTCTTCATCCATTTTCAGCAACTCTCTGTTAGACCAAGCATCCACGCTGTCGGGAGCGACAAAGATGGGGATATCCCCAATGATCTGGATACCCTTCTTGTTGGCATATCGCTTGACCTTTGTCCACTGTGTAAAGAAGAAGTACTGCTGTACCTGTATATGCTCAATTGCCTTTGCGTGGTCCTTCTTAAGCTGTTGTAATGTAGCCTCTTCCCGCAGTCTTACCTGCTTGGGCCAAATCTCAAACCAACGAGAATCGTTGTAAGTCCTGCAAAGTACTTGGTAGAGGGCATAGTCCTCCAACCACCACTGGTTTTCCTGGACAAACAGCAGGTACGCATCCCAATCTTTTTTTACAGCTTCTCCAATGAAGGTTGCGGCGGCCTGTTCCAGGAGCGGTTCTTTATAGGAGCGTACGCTGCCATATTCTACCCGGTCGGAGGAAAACTCAGGATGAAAGAGTACATCTTCCACATCCAGATATCCCTCATAGGCAAGGGTCCTGAGGTCGATCAGGAGTTCATTCCCGGCAAAGGTCGATCGGGCTGCATAAGGACTATCCCCATAGCCTGTTGGCCCAAGGGGAAGAATTTGCCACAGACTTACCTTCGCTTGGGAGAGCAAGTCAATAAACGTAAAAGCCTCATCGCCCAGTGATCCGATTCCATGGGGTGAGGGAAATGATGTAGGGTGCATCAATACACCACAGCGTCTTATATCATGTTTCATGCTTCAGACTATATAGTATTCCTTTGCTGTTGGCTATCATTCAACAGGGAAGAGTTTGTTTTTGGGTGTTCTTGTTCTAACATGAAAAATAGGATATACTTGTGCTATGAATTCAGCCCAGGAAACAAAACAATTTGCCATCGGAGAACATGTAGTATATCCTCTCCAAGGCGTAGGCGTCATCAAGCGTATTGAAGAACGAATGTTCAGAGGCGTCGCTACGATGTATTACGTGATCTACCTTGATATCTCCGATATGACGGTGATGATTCCTGTGGACAAGTCCGAGGAAATGGGGATCAGGCCAATCGTAGGAGACAAAGAAGCGAAGCAGGCCATTGAATCCATTTCCAGCAAGTATGAACCTATGCCGGTAGATTGGAAGGTCCGCTATCAGATGAATGTGGATCTGCTCAAGCAGGGTTCCATTACGTCAATTGCGAAGGTGGTACAAGCACTCTATCATCGCAGCAAGATCAAGGAACTGCCGGTACAAGAGCGAAAGCTCTATGACAATGCGCTTCGTTTGTTGATCGACGAGATTTCTTTTGCCTTGAAAAAGGACAAAAAAGAGATTGAAATGCTTGTATTCTCCAAATTGGAGAAATAGTTCTATGAATTTTCCCCAACATGCAGTCATCGTGACCGCTGCCGGTAGCAGCGATCGATTCAATGCGAACAAGCAACTGGGTGTCAAGAAGGAGTATCTCTCCATCGATGGCCATACAGTGCTCTATCGCTCTGTTGCCCCATTTCTTGAAGTACCTGGATGTCAGGTTATTATGGTAACCCATCCTGAAGGAATGGCTGACCAGTGTGCAGTTGCCCTTGAGGACCTGCTACAGCAGAATATGGTTCCCATCATACTCGTTCCAGGAGGGAGAGACCGACAAAAATCGGTTTACAACGCCTTGAAGATGCTCACTTCCATGGCCTTGGCCGTGGACTTTGTTGCAATCCATGACGGAGCTCGTTGTTTCCTGACGCCCGACCTAGTGATCAAGACACTTGCAACAGCTACTGTATTTCGAGGTGCAGTCCCTGCCCTTCCCGCTACCGATGCCCTGAAAATCATTGATGACAATGGACTTATCACCCACCACATAGACCGTACCCACGCTGTAGGGGTTCAGACTCCACAGATTTTTACCTATCCAGAGATATGGGAAGCTCATCAAGCGGCAAAAAACAGCAACATTTCTTATGTGGATGATACACAGATTTTCACTGACTATGGACAGTCAGTGGGTATTTGTGAAGGCACCCGGGAGAACAGGAAGATCACGTATATCGAAGATATTCCTGATGCTGAACAGCAGATAGAGGAGTACCTTCAAAACCTTGAGGAAGGCAAACGCAGCGCACAAGCAGCGAAAGCACTCCACCAAGCCATGGATGAGGTACAGAGGGAGCAACAAACACAATGAGGATTGGCACAGGTTGGGATGTACATCGCCTCGCAGAAGGAAGGAAATTTATCCTTGGTGGCATAACCATTCCCAGTGAACGGGGTGAGGTTGCTCACAGCGATGGTGACGTCCTTGTCCATGCAATCATCGATGCAATCCTTGGAGCGTTGGCGAAAGGGGACATTGGGTCACACTTCCCCGATACTGATCCAGCTTTCAAGGATGCTGACAGCCTACAGTTGTTATCACGAGTACTGGAAGAAGACCTTCCTCCCTACTCCATCGAGAACATCGATACCACGGTCATTGTCCAACGTCCTAAGCTTCGTGAGTATATTGATGCAATCAGGGAGAACTTGGCGAATACGATGCACCTTGAAATCAGCCAGGTTTCTGTCAAGGCGAAGACCGCCGAGGGAATTCTTGGTGAGCTTGGTACAGCGGAGGCGGTCATGGCCCAAGCGGTTGTCTTGATTTCCCAGAATCCTTGTTGACACAATCCAAACAAATATTCTATAGTTGCCCTGCGCCCAGATGGCGGAATTGGTAGACGCACTAGGTTCAGGTCCTAGCGGTCGTTAAGACTGTGCAAGTTCAAATCTTGTTCTGGGCAGAAAGGCAAACCTTTTACTATAAAGGGTTTGCTTTTTCTTTTGTTACAAGATGGCTGCCTTACACCTTCAGCAAACCCCTGAATCCCCTGGATGCGTAGTAGGAATCAGCTCCGTTGTGATAGAAAAACACCCTATCATACCGGCAATCCCCGAAGAGCGCTCCGCCAAGTTTTCGCATTGATTCAGGAGTACGAATCCAACTGGAAGATTTCACATCGAAGAAACCCAGCTTCTGGAGATTACGGTACTGCTCCTCATCGAGGAGCTCTATCCCCATTTCTGCTGCAAGAGAACCTGCACTACCAGTTGGAGGATTCTTTTTCCGGTTCTCAAGGGCTACCTGGTCATAACAGAGACTTCTTCGGCCGATAGGGCTCTCAGCAGAACAATCGACGAATAGGTATACCTCAGAGGTTTCATCGTACCCGATTACATCTGGCTCACCACCAGTACGCTCCATCTCATAGAGCGAAGCGAGTTTCTCAGAGTCTTGGGTAAGTCTCTTTTCAATAGTTTTCCAATCAAGATCTTTGTGTCTGGACAGGTTTTCCTCAAATCTTTTATGAAGAACAGCAATGAGTGATGTTTTTTGTTCTGAAGTTAACGTAGTCTTAATTATATCCATACAGCATCTCCTATTTCACTTGATCAGCGGTACTATACATACTGTACCTATATCCTAGCATTTTACTCAAGGTATATACCCCTTGCCAAGGATGCATTGAATACATTGATTCAAAACAGAATGCACGACCGGGAAAGAGTGGGTAAACGTTTCTCTCTAGAGTGAACCATCCAAAAGAATTGCTTCAGATTCACCTATCGATGTATTGACCGCAATATAATCTGAATGTTAAGTTAGTCTAACAATAGGTGTTATACCTGTATTGGAGGTTCCAATGAAACGAAGCATATTCCATCTTGGTTTTTTCCTCTCCCCTCTCATCCCTGTCATCCTATATCTGTACCCTGTAGGTGCGCTTGTCGATTCATATTCAGTATCAATCATATTCGGTGTATATGCTTTCGTCCTTGTCTGTAACCAGTTCTACCTAGCCTCCCAGCCGGCTTGGCTGGTGTCCTTATTGGGGGCAAAGTCGGTTCGTTCATTGCATGGAAGTTCTCCACTGCTCATTATTCTCCTTGCTCTTATCCATGCCTTGCTCAAGCTCGCCAACGGTTTCACTCTCTCCACTTCACAAGCGCTTATCGGGTTGGTTGCACTTATCCTATTCTTTGTGGGAACAATTGCTGCCTTGCTCTTCTTTGCAAATACCTTGCTTACCAAGCAGAAGAAATTTGCGCAACTGAGAACGAGCACATTTGAAAAAACCGGTCTCACCCATCAGAAAGCGCGTGCAATGCACAACCTGATGGTGGTAGCTGGACTAGTGGTCTTGTTCCATGTCTTACGTGCCAGCACGTCTTCTTTCACCTATAACCCCTG
This sequence is a window from uncultured Sphaerochaeta sp.. Protein-coding genes within it:
- a CDS encoding lipoate--protein ligase, with translation MKNAIYLANSHDCAANLAGEAYLMSLPYEHVLYLWVNDPCIVIGRYQNPFSECNLQRMDEEGVQLVRRQSGGGAVYHDQGNLCFTLIGNKEQTSKEENFALILKALASLSLDCELSGRNDILLNGKKISGNAFQTTATKFCHHGTLLISSDLSVMGNYLTPSSTKLASKAVKSVASRVGNLKEGNQEITNGMVQDALIEAFKATYGEAEVQEIDFTTFPAAQENYHRFGDRSQILQQTPQFSHSFTHRFPWGEADFRILVEKGVFSDILMFTDSLDTSIVDRIKTLLVGVPYEKKAVEAVLKECEQDDCSDLLTFLLDSFSS
- a CDS encoding IspD/TarI family cytidylyltransferase — protein: MNFPQHAVIVTAAGSSDRFNANKQLGVKKEYLSIDGHTVLYRSVAPFLEVPGCQVIMVTHPEGMADQCAVALEDLLQQNMVPIILVPGGRDRQKSVYNALKMLTSMALAVDFVAIHDGARCFLTPDLVIKTLATATVFRGAVPALPATDALKIIDDNGLITHHIDRTHAVGVQTPQIFTYPEIWEAHQAAKNSNISYVDDTQIFTDYGQSVGICEGTRENRKITYIEDIPDAEQQIEEYLQNLEEGKRSAQAAKALHQAMDEVQREQQTQ
- the malQ gene encoding 4-alpha-glucanotransferase translates to MKHDIRRCGVLMHPTSFPSPHGIGSLGDEAFTFIDLLSQAKVSLWQILPLGPTGYGDSPYAARSTFAGNELLIDLRTLAYEGYLDVEDVLFHPEFSSDRVEYGSVRSYKEPLLEQAAATFIGEAVKKDWDAYLLFVQENQWWLEDYALYQVLCRTYNDSRWFEIWPKQVRLREEATLQQLKKDHAKAIEHIQVQQYFFFTQWTKVKRYANKKGIQIIGDIPIFVAPDSVDAWSNRELLKMDEEGRQTASSGVPPDAFSDEGQLWGNPVYDWKAHQKQQFSWWIKRIEKTLEICDIIRIDHFRGFAAYWEVPQGEKTAMNGTWKPSPGKEFFSALKAHLGEELPIIAEDLGVITEDVDELRLSNGFPGMKILQFAFSVENGNLDASNAYLPHNCEHNSVIYTGTHDNNTSRGWYDALDEQTKDAVRRYLECPDDQIVWQLIRQMLLSHAKDAILPMQDWLELGAEGRMNIPSTCGVSNWSWRAETLHPEGWRVDRLRSLIELSGREGI
- a CDS encoding CarD family transcriptional regulator; translation: MNSAQETKQFAIGEHVVYPLQGVGVIKRIEERMFRGVATMYYVIYLDISDMTVMIPVDKSEEMGIRPIVGDKEAKQAIESISSKYEPMPVDWKVRYQMNVDLLKQGSITSIAKVVQALYHRSKIKELPVQERKLYDNALRLLIDEISFALKKDKKEIEMLVFSKLEK
- the ispF gene encoding 2-C-methyl-D-erythritol 2,4-cyclodiphosphate synthase, whose protein sequence is MRIGTGWDVHRLAEGRKFILGGITIPSERGEVAHSDGDVLVHAIIDAILGALAKGDIGSHFPDTDPAFKDADSLQLLSRVLEEDLPPYSIENIDTTVIVQRPKLREYIDAIRENLANTMHLEISQVSVKAKTAEGILGELGTAEAVMAQAVVLISQNPC
- a CDS encoding DUF4256 domain-containing protein; the protein is MDIIKTTLTSEQKTSLIAVLHKRFEENLSRHKDLDWKTIEKRLTQDSEKLASLYEMERTGGEPDVIGYDETSEVYLFVDCSAESPIGRRSLCYDQVALENRKKNPPTGSAGSLAAEMGIELLDEEQYRNLQKLGFFDVKSSSWIRTPESMRKLGGALFGDCRYDRVFFYHNGADSYYASRGFRGLLKV
- a CDS encoding RsmE family RNA methyltransferase, coding for MNIILFSTLSLTNELSMKDHRARHIKKILHLGPGDTFQAGVINQSKGLATIIDMDEHSISFTYEVEDEQAASLYPVTLIVAQVRPISMRRILREAVSLGVGSLILCTTDTAEKSYAQANLYTSGEYESILIDGAMQSGQSGVSSLQFASSLSDAMSKLPPDTQRIVLDNVWEGMPLSVLQVKENQPVVLAIGGERGFSDRERTLFREYGFQFASLGKRILRTETACSAGLAVLLGRMGLL